Proteins encoded together in one Aeromonas encheleia window:
- a CDS encoding head GIN domain-containing protein gives MTRMMGMALILGLLSGCSWQEDTEVVGTGAVIEQRQPLGEIDKVAAMVPATIRILAGDKPGLSIRGQENLLPLLSVTERGNQLEIEVEDGYKLAPTEPLELTITLPRLRELALAGNSQGEIGHFKGDKLVLSLAGSGGIQVQRLELDSLEGNIAGSGGLDLGSGTVRTLELNIAGTGDVQGSRLESGEAEVNIAGSGDVEVRARERLNINIAGSGSIAYWGDPKVEQRVAGSGSVTREGS, from the coding sequence ATGACACGGATGATGGGGATGGCATTGATCCTGGGGCTGCTGAGTGGATGCAGCTGGCAGGAGGATACCGAGGTGGTGGGGACGGGAGCCGTCATCGAGCAGCGGCAGCCGCTCGGCGAGATAGATAAGGTTGCGGCCATGGTGCCGGCGACCATAAGGATCCTGGCCGGTGACAAGCCGGGGCTGAGCATCCGGGGGCAGGAGAACCTGCTGCCGCTGCTCAGCGTCACCGAGCGTGGCAACCAGCTGGAGATCGAGGTCGAGGATGGCTATAAGCTCGCCCCCACCGAGCCGCTGGAGCTGACCATCACCCTGCCCAGGTTGCGCGAGCTGGCCCTGGCGGGCAACAGCCAGGGGGAGATAGGTCACTTCAAGGGCGACAAGTTGGTGCTGTCACTGGCCGGTTCCGGCGGTATCCAGGTCCAGCGGCTGGAGCTGGACAGCCTAGAGGGCAATATCGCCGGCTCGGGCGGACTGGATCTGGGATCCGGCACAGTCCGAACGCTCGAGCTGAACATCGCCGGCACCGGTGATGTTCAGGGCAGCCGGCTGGAGAGCGGCGAGGCCGAGGTCAATATCGCCGGTAGTGGCGACGTGGAGGTTAGAGCCAGGGAGCGGCTCAATATCAACATCGCCGGCTCCGGTAGCATCGCCTACTGGGGCGATCCCAAGGTCGAGCAGCGGGTCGCGGGCTCAGGCTCGGTCACCCGCGAGGGGAGCTGA